The segment ATCTTCTCTATGGCATGTAAGGCTAACTATAGGGAAGATACAATCGATGCTAGAAGCTATCTATGGATTAAGGTTATCAACAGCAACCATACAGAATGCTCTGCTCAATGTGTCTTCTTCATTACAGAGGTTCGCTGATAGAGTAAGGAGCAATATCAACAGGTCAAAATGTGCTGGATTTGATGAGTGGGATATCTATAAATGGTAAGAGGGGATGGGTATGGTGTGCAGTATCTGGAAAGAATGCATTCATAACTGTAGAGAAAAGCAGGGGAGCTGATGTTATAGAGAAATATTTTCATAATTTTCATGGTGTAGCAATAGTTGATGGATGGAAGGCATACAATATTTTTGATGAGCAGCAGAGGTGCTGGGCCCACATAATCAGGGAAGCAGATACATTAGCATTAAGAACGAAGAGCTCTAAAGCTAAAGAGCTGGCAGAATACATTAGAAATCTCTACCATCATGTGAAATCTGAACTGAAGGAGCATCCTCCTCCTGATATCACACTATACAGGAGTGCAAGGATCAAGCTTGGCATCATACTATCCAGAGCAGGAAGGTGCAGGGATAAGGATGTAAGGAAGTTTGTGGAGAAGGTGAAGAGCGCCAGCAGTAAGCTCTTCACATTCATAATGCATTATATAGACTCAACGAACAATGATTGTGAGAGGGTATTGAGGGAAGCGATTATTCATCGCAAGGTAAGAGGACTGTTGAGGAATGGTAAGGGCATGAGTATATTTGGAAATATAATGACGGCATTTATGACGTGGAAGCGGAGAGGATTGAACCCATTAGAAGAAATGAAAAAATACTTGTGAACAGGCTAAATACGTACAATATATTTATTACTGAAAAATATATTATGTTTGATTATGCAAGAACTTTACATTCACATCCAGAACAGACATGGAAGTTCATGCAACACCTACATTCAGTTTCCACACATTCATCCATAGAATGGTGTTCGCACATGCCGCAATCACAGTGTGTCATTTCATTATATGTCATTTCATTAATTTTATAACATGATCGTATGTTAAGCCTTGTCAACATGAATATCGTATGCTATATAGCGCCGACTGGAACTATATTGCTAAAGTAGTTCATATTCACACTCCTTAATAGCACACAATTCCATATGAAATTCACCATGTAGTCTTTCCCAGACCTTTCTACATGGAATGGGGGCACGTTTCATGGCGGTTATTACACCCCCGAAACGTACCCTATCAAATTAAGATGATTCTTGGTAACAGTAGTACCTTCCTTTGGTTTTGTCATCTTTTGCGGCTTGCCTCCCCCTACAGCTATAGAATCAGCTGCTAGGCCATCAGGCATTTTTCTAGGATCTATATTGTATAAATGATTCACTTTACACATGCTTTTGTACAATTTGCATATTATAACTCATATGCAAAGCATACACAATGCGAGGGTTAAGAAATCAATTAATTTCAATTTCTGTCCATCCTGCTACTGGTCTGCCACATCTTATAACGCGCCTTTAAGTAAATGCCCGCAGTGCAGTTATAAAACATATAGAAAGAGAATTAACTTGGAAATAAGAGAAATATCACTTTAAATTTGAATCAAATTTCTGGAATGAGTCTAGGGCTCTTCATTTCGAAAGAGCGGTGAAGGTAGAATCAAAAGGAAATGATGCAAATCATATCCTTAATGCACGCGCATGAAAGCAAGAGAGGGGGATGGGTACAATATAAAGAGCCATAGATAAGAACGGTATATCATTGCTGATACAAATACAAATGTTCCATGACAATGCAAGTGCTAACGTGAAATCCTTATCGATCTTTACAATATCATTACATGATTTCATGAGATTCGATGTTCGTATAAAAATGATGCCTTGCAGTTTTCCTAAATTCATCTATCTAAAACTAGCTACAATTGTAACCATTTTGTCGCTGAATATTAATGTGAATAGGAAGTTAATGTGATTGGGATGATAGTTAAGTTATGCCACTTATATTTGACTATACCCCTAGCAGCGTTCACATATGTGCAAAATTCTTACTGGTGTGAGTATAGAATAATTGACATGTATAATGGAATTATATGCATATATTCTTACACTAGAAAACTATTCGTACAAACGTTCCAGTGCAAGTACGTCTAATCCTGATACTTCCCTTGCATTCTCATCTAGATATAATGCGTGATGCATGGGATCGATGGGTTCTTTCTTGTTATCAACAGCATGGCCGAGTCCTAGGGCATGTCCAAATTCGTGCAGTATCATATTGTAGAACACCGTATCATCAATCTTGCTCATAGAACCATACACGTTTCTATACTGGGTTGGCACATCTATCGTCACCTTTATCAACTCATCACTATTAGGTTTCTTGGTATTTGTAGCAAACCCTATTGTTTCCTTTGGTAATCCTATGGCGTTGCCATATGTTTTATGTATTGTTATCACAATATCATAATCGCTGGGATGCAGCGTATTAATCTCGTACGAAAGTTTCTCAAAGTTAGTTTCCCATTCACCTATAGCATTAACAACCACTTCTGTATACTTGAATTCCGATCTGTTATCTATCCATACAACAAGATCGGACTTATGCCACTTGCATTTACAGTCAGACAATCCTATTTCGCTTGCATACCCATGTGCTACCATTGGATACAACAACATTGTTGCAATAGACAATGTTAATGACAGAAAAATAGATTGGCTGTTTAACATTAACTCTTATGCAAACAGTTGCTATAAGAATATTCTGCTTAAAGTTAAAAGTGGAATGATTTAGTTAATATGATCTATATAGAATAAGCTCAAATACATTGATAAAATGACTATCTCCAATGAATTCAATTTCGAATAGTTCATGGAAATTTGCCGTAGCTGCATTTGCATTTCTAAACCTTCTGCTAATAATCCCGGCAAATAGTTTTGCGATAAAGGACAAACTTGATTCTACTGTAGGAAATACTTTGGTGATAGATGGTAGAGGCCCATCTACTCATTCTTCCACTACAATATTCACGTTCATGGCTAGCGGGCTGTGCTCGAAGACAACAGAACAGTGTATGGAGATCAACGGAAAGGGAAAAGTTCGCTTTAACGATGAACTAAGGGCAAGTGGGCAGTTCATCAAATATAAGGAGGGAGGACAATTCAGGGCACCTTCATACTATACTTGGCAAGCAACAGAGTTGGTAAATGCGAATGCGATACACGTGCATTTCAAAGCAGTTACTGGCCTTGGTAACATAAATATCGCATTGACGGAGGGCAAAGAACCAACTTCGGGACTGGTATGCATCTGGGGCAATCTTGAGGGTTTACTTGGGCCTAATGAGGTTCTGTGCACTAATAAAGTTGTCATATACATCACATAAGCTAGAGGCATTTCTAAGTTTTTAATGCATAACACGAACTAGCAGCAACAAGAATCGTTGCACATGAAAACGATCTTCTTACTTGCGGATTCTATATCAGAGATCAGACGAGACACCTCTTTGTTGGAAATAGTATACATAGTCTTCTTACCACTTTCTCTTGCTTTGATGATACCACAGTTTCTTAATGCGCGAAGGTGGTGTGAGATTAATGGCTGATCTTTCTTTAACTTTGTTACAAGGTCATTCACAGATAGTTCCTTATCCTTGATCAATCCCAATATATGTAGTCTAGTCTCGTCGCTTATACACTTCAACAATGTGAGTTCATTCATATCAATCAAGATTTATATAAATCCAGTTTTATATATACCTTCATGTCGAAGATGGTCCTTTTTTTATGTGTTCAGAATGCTGCAAGAAGCCAGATGGCAGAGGGATTCTTCAGAAAATATGCTAGAAATATACGATGTATGAGTGCTGGAACTTTACCGGCGGACAAGGTAAATCCTAACGCCGTGACTGTTATGAAAGAAGTTGGCATAGATATTAGTGCTAGTCAACCAAAGGTTGTTAGCAATGAAATGCTGCAGCATTCAACAATAATCATCAACATGGGATGTATGGAGAACAACTTTTGTCCATCAGTGCTCTTGAAGGACAAGATTCTGGAGGATTGGGATATAGAA is part of the Nitrososphaerales archaeon genome and harbors:
- a CDS encoding arsenate reductase ArsC — encoded protein: MSKMVLFLCVQNAARSQMAEGFFRKYARNIRCMSAGTLPADKVNPNAVTVMKEVGIDISASQPKVVSNEMLQHSTIIINMGCMENNFCPSVLLKDKILEDWDIEDPAGKSIEKVREIRDQIETKVVNLIRQLSGN
- a CDS encoding metalloregulator ArsR/SmtB family transcription factor → MNELTLLKCISDETRLHILGLIKDKELSVNDLVTKLKKDQPLISHHLRALRNCGIIKARESGKKTMYTISNKEVSRLISDIESASKKIVFMCNDSCCC
- a CDS encoding transposase, producing MSGISINGKRGWVWCAVSGKNAFITVEKSRGADVIEKYFHNFHGVAIVDGWKAYNIFDEQQRCWAHIIREADTLALRTKSSKAKELAEYIRNLYHHVKSELKEHPPPDITLYRSARIKLGIILSRAGRCRDKDVRKFVEKVKSASSKLFTFIMHYIDSTNNDCERVLREAIIHRKVRGLLRNGKGMSIFGNIMTAFMTWKRRGLNPLEEMKKYL